The region CCTTCTCCTCTTCTTCCTTCTTGTCCTTGATCTTCTTCATGCGGAAGATCTCTTCGCGTTCCTGCTCCTCGAGTTTCTGCTCGATGTACTCCTGGTTCTCGTAGAGCGTCGGCAGCAGGGTGAACTCCAGGGCGTTGACGCGACGTTTCGTGGTTTCGATCTCGTCGAGCATCTTCTTCATCGCCGTCTCGACCTCCGCGACGAGGATGATCGTCTCTAGTAAGTCCTCGTAGGCGTCTGCGGCCTCGTCGATCCGCGCCGAGGAGCCGAGCACGCCGTAGCCGCGCTGGTCGAGGCCCTTCTTGACGCGCGTGGACTCGATCTGCGGGACAACCACGCCCATGATGTTCTTCGATTGGAGCGTGATCTCGGGATGTTCTTTGAGCGCCTCGGCCGCGCCGCGGATGGCGACGTCACCCTCCATCGCACGGGCCATGTTCAGCGTGCGCTGGGCGCGCTCGTAATCGTCGTCGAGATCGGAACGAACGTCCTGGGCCTGATCGAGGATGTCCATGAACTCCATGATCAGCCCGTCGCGTTTCTTCTCCAGGGTGTCGTGGCCGCGCTCGGAGAGGTCGATCCGGTCCTCGATCGCCATGAGGTTCTTCCGAGTGGGCTTGACGTCCTTGGCCATTACGCGGGGATAACACCCGAACGCTGTTAATCCTTTTCAGTCGATCGGGCTATAGCTCCTCGGGCTCAAGCGGCGTCGCCGCGTCCCAGTACTCCTCGTGGACCGACCGCGCCCACGACAGCACCTCGGGATCGTCGGTATCGATCGACGCCTGCAACACGCCGTCGTCGTCGCGCACCAGGAGGTACACCCGCCCGTCGGCGATCGTGATCGCGATCGGGATCTCCTCGGAATGACGACGGATCGACGTGCCCTCGGCGCCAGTGAGTTCGCGCAGACGAACTCGTAGGGTGTCGTCCTCCGCGAGCGCGTCGATCGCCGTCCGCGAAAAGACCCCCTCGAATCGCTGTCGACCGTCGACGACCCGCTCGCGGACGGTCTCTAAGGTCCCCTCGTTGAACGCGTGCGAACAGACCTGAACGTCCGTGGCCCGCCCGAGGGCTTCGTTGATTCGTTTGACCGGCGCGCTCGGGCGCATCCGACTCGGGACGGTGATCGTCGCGTCGCGAAGCCGCCCGAGATCGAACGCCATCGATTCGGCGGGAAGCCATTCCGTCACCGGCCGCAACTTCGTCTCGGTCTCCACGGTCGCGAGCAGGTCCGTCATCCCCTCGGCGACCATTCGGCCCGTCGCCGTCGTTTCGTACTCGCCGTCGATCCGAGTGATCCAGCGTCGCTCCTCGAAATCACGGAGGATCCGCCCCAGCGTCGGCTGAGAGGCGCCCGTCACGTCGGCGAGTTCGCTTCGCGCGTGTGAGCCCTCGGCGAGCGTCTCAAGCACCGCGACGCGGTTCGACGAGAGGGCGAGGAACTCGATTTCAGCGAGCGCCGACTCCATACGAACTCTGGTCGGTAGCTACACAAAACGGTTTCGTACCGTGAAACCGTTTCGTCGTCCGATAGTCCGTCACAGTCGGACCGTACGTTCACTTATTGAATCTATTTCTGGACAGGTATAAACAGGTAGCCGGACTACTTCGAGTCGAGATGGTTCGTTTCATCGGTCAGCGGAGGTGGGGACGATAGACTCGACGACCCGTAGCGTCGTCGCCTTCCTCGCGACGGCAGTGTTCTTCGGGGGCACCTTCGTTGCGGCGAAGGCGGGTCTCGAGTACATGCCCCCACTGCTGTTCGTCGCGATCCGGTTCGACATCGCGGCGGTGTTGCTGCTTGGCTACGTCGTTCTGACGGTCCCCCGTGAGCAGTGGTTCCCGAAGACGCGGGCGGACCTCGCGGGGATCGCCGCCGCCGGCCTGCTGACCATCGGGCTGGCGAACGCGATGGTCTTCCTGGGCCAGCAGTACGTCACGAGCGCCATCGCCTCGGTCATCTTCAGCCTCAACCCGATCCTGACGCCGGTGTTCGCGGCGCTCTTGCTCTCCGAGGAACGCCTCGCTCCCACCGAAATCCTCGGAATGATCGTCGCGCTCGTCGGCGTGGCCGTCGTCATGGAGCTAAACCCCGCGGATCTGCTCGCGAGCGCCGGGATCGGCCACGCGATCCTACTGATCGGTGCGGTCGCGGTCGCGCTGGGCGGCGTGCTCATCAAACGAGCCGATTCGGCGATCCCCAGCACCGTTCGGATCGCCTGGGGTCTGCCGCTTGGCGCTGGGTTCTGTCACCTGCTCGCCGGTGTGCGCGGCGAGCAGTTCGCCGCCATCGAGTGGACCCCCGGCGCGCTGATCGCGCTGGGTTACGTGGCCGTCTTCTCGGGTGTGCTCGCGTACATCGCGTACTTCGGGCTCATCGACGAGATCGGCGCGACCAGGGCGAACCTCGCCTTTTACCTCGTCCCGGTCGTCGCCGCGGTTGGCGGCTGGGCCGTCCTCGGCGAACCGATCACCGCGACGACCGCCACCGGCTTCCTCGTGGTGTTCGCGGGCTTCGCGATCATCAACCGCGAGCAGCTCGGCCGCGGACTGGCGACCCGCCGGCAGTCCGGCCCGCTCGAAACCGGCCCGAGCCACCGCTGGAACGACGGAGACTGATCGACAGCGACAGCCCCCATACTCGATGCTCGGCGTTTCATAGAGCAGCTCGAAAAGAGGGGAGGACGCCGACTGACAACCGTCTTCAGTCGTCGGCTTCAACGCCGACGGCTTCCGCGTTTTCGTCGCTCTCGTCCTCGGGATAGTACTGCTCGATGAGCTCCTCGTCGATCCGGTTGAGCTCGGTCTTGGGCAGCATTCCCAGGAGCTTCCAACCGAGATCGAGGGTCTCGTCGATCGAGCGGTTGGTGTCGTAGCCCTGCTGGACGAACTCGTTCTCGAAGCGGTCCGCGAAGTCGAGAAACTTGTTGTCACGCTCGCTCAGTGCCTCGCGGCCGACGATGTTCACGAGGTCCCGAAGGTCCTCACCCTCCGCGTAGGCGGCGTACATCTGGTCGGAAACGTCGGCGTGGTCCTCGCGGGTGAGGCCCTCGCCGATCCCGTCGTCCATGAGTCTAGAGAGGCTCGGGAGCACGTCCACCGGTGGCTCGATTCCCTGACTGTTCAGGTCGCGGTCCATCACGATCTGGCCCTCGGTGATGTAGCCGGTCAGGTCCGGAATCGGGTGGGTGTCGTCGTCCCCGGGCATCGTTAGGATCGGGATCTGCGTGACCGATCCCTCGCGTCCTTTGATCCGGCCCGCCCGCTCGTACAGTTGGGCGAGGTCGGTGTACATGTAGCCGGGGTAGCCACGGCGGCCGGGCACCTCCTCGCGAGCCGCACCGATCTCCCGGAGCGCCTCGCAGTAGTTGGTCATGTCCGTGAGGATCACGAGCACGTGATATCCCTTCTCGAAGGCAAGGTACTCCGCAGTCGTCAGCGCCAATCTGGGAGTGACCTGCCGTTCGACTGCGGGGTCGTCCGCGAGGTTCATGAAGACGACCGAGCGTTCGAGCGCGCCGGTGCGCTCGAAGTCGTCGATGAACTCGTTTGCCTCCTCGGCGGTGATTCCCATTGCGCCGAAGATCACTGCGAACTCCGAACCGTCCTCGTCTTCACCCTCGCCGAGCTCGCCGTCTTCCTCGCCCTCGCCGGGCTCGTCGGTGGCCTCGTCCTCTGCGTTTTCCTCCGGCACGGTCGCTTGTCGGGCGATCTGGAGCGCCAGATCGTTGTGGGGCAGCCCCGACGCCGAGAAGATCGGCAGTTTCTGGCCCCGCACGAGCGTGTTCATCCCGTCGATCGAGCTGACGCCCGTCTGGATGAACTCCTCGGGATACTCGC is a window of Halalkalicoccus subterraneus DNA encoding:
- a CDS encoding V-type ATP synthase subunit D, yielding MAKDVKPTRKNLMAIEDRIDLSERGHDTLEKKRDGLIMEFMDILDQAQDVRSDLDDDYERAQRTLNMARAMEGDVAIRGAAEALKEHPEITLQSKNIMGVVVPQIESTRVKKGLDQRGYGVLGSSARIDEAADAYEDLLETIILVAEVETAMKKMLDEIETTKRRVNALEFTLLPTLYENQEYIEQKLEEQEREEIFRMKKIKDKKEEEEK
- a CDS encoding helix-turn-helix transcriptional regulator, producing MESALAEIEFLALSSNRVAVLETLAEGSHARSELADVTGASQPTLGRILRDFEERRWITRIDGEYETTATGRMVAEGMTDLLATVETETKLRPVTEWLPAESMAFDLGRLRDATITVPSRMRPSAPVKRINEALGRATDVQVCSHAFNEGTLETVRERVVDGRQRFEGVFSRTAIDALAEDDTLRVRLRELTGAEGTSIRRHSEEIPIAITIADGRVYLLVRDDDGVLQASIDTDDPEVLSWARSVHEEYWDAATPLEPEEL
- a CDS encoding DMT family transporter, translating into MGTIDSTTRSVVAFLATAVFFGGTFVAAKAGLEYMPPLLFVAIRFDIAAVLLLGYVVLTVPREQWFPKTRADLAGIAAAGLLTIGLANAMVFLGQQYVTSAIASVIFSLNPILTPVFAALLLSEERLAPTEILGMIVALVGVAVVMELNPADLLASAGIGHAILLIGAVAVALGGVLIKRADSAIPSTVRIAWGLPLGAGFCHLLAGVRGEQFAAIEWTPGALIALGYVAVFSGVLAYIAYFGLIDEIGATRANLAFYLVPVVAAVGGWAVLGEPITATTATGFLVVFAGFAIINREQLGRGLATRRQSGPLETGPSHRWNDGD
- a CDS encoding ATP synthase subunit B; its protein translation is MKEYQTITEISGPLVFAEVDEPVGYDEIVEIETPDGEVKRGQVLESESGIVAIQVFEGTTGIDRKASVRFLGETMKMPVTEDLLGRVLDGSGNPIDGGPEIVPDERQDIVGAAINPYAREYPEEFIQTGVSSIDGMNTLVRGQKLPIFSASGLPHNDLALQIARQATVPEENAEDEATDEPGEGEEDGELGEGEDEDGSEFAVIFGAMGITAEEANEFIDDFERTGALERSVVFMNLADDPAVERQVTPRLALTTAEYLAFEKGYHVLVILTDMTNYCEALREIGAAREEVPGRRGYPGYMYTDLAQLYERAGRIKGREGSVTQIPILTMPGDDDTHPIPDLTGYITEGQIVMDRDLNSQGIEPPVDVLPSLSRLMDDGIGEGLTREDHADVSDQMYAAYAEGEDLRDLVNIVGREALSERDNKFLDFADRFENEFVQQGYDTNRSIDETLDLGWKLLGMLPKTELNRIDEELIEQYYPEDESDENAEAVGVEADD